TCAGCAACCCAATACTGCACCCCTTGGATTTTATTAACCTGTCTATAAGCACCAAAGTCTGGCACTAACAAAATATCGCCTTTAATTGTGATTTTTTTCCAATATACTTCAGAGCTCCAAGCCTTATCAAAAAATAGATTAAGAGGCTGGCCCAAAAAATCAATCGTATCGCCAATACAAGTTAATTGAAAATTATCATTAGAGATAGCTCTAGGTATTGTTTCAATGAGCTTAGATTTTTCTATATGAATAAAGCTATAAGGTGCATCATCGCTATTAATGGCGAATGAATTTCCAATAATTAATATTAAAAAAACTGCTAATTTCATTTTCTAATTTTTTTCATAACCAACAAGGATTATTAACTATCAAGTAAGCAAATACCGACTCTACACCAATTATAAACTACAAATAAACCCGTAAGAAAAACGGTTGTTATAAATATTTGAAAAATTAATCTAAGCTATCTACCTCTATATTATTTTAGATTTATAGCTATCTTATAAGGTTAATAAATGTAATAAGTAGTAACCTACTAAAAGAGTCGGTTAATAAGAAAATCTCCAGTAAAATTACCAATGGAAGGAACTAAAAATTATTTCATTGATATAAAATAGCTTTATGATAAACAAGCCATCTCAAAAAATAAAAACACTCAGTGAACTTGCAAAGTTAGCTGATTATTCTCTAGTTGATAATCTTAATTGCGACCCCGATGCAACAGAAAATGGCGTAGATTATTCGCCTAGACAAGTCTTTAGTGGCCACTATGTTCCGGTCAATCCTACACCCATAGAGAATCCAGAATACATTTCACATAGTAAGAGTTTTTTTAGTGAGCTTGGCTTAAGCGACAACATAGCGCAGACGGATGATTTTATGCGGATGTTTTCTGGTGACACCTCTCACGCTCCGAAACCAATGCGACCACTTGGATGGGCGAGTGGGTATGCACTCTCTATTTTTGGCACCGAATACACCCAGCAATGCCCATTCCAAACTGGAAATGGCTATGGTGATGGTCGTGCAGTTTCTGTATTCGAGACTGTTATCAATGCTCAACGATGGGAGATGCAGCTAAAAGGTGGCGGTCGAACACCCTATTGTCGCGGTGCAGATGGCCGCGCCGTATTGCGCTCAAGTATTCGAGAGTTTTTAGCTCAAGAGCACATGCATGCACTCGGTGTTCCAACCTCACGATCTTTAAGTTTATATGTTTCAAAAACGCAAAGAGTCAATCGACCGTGGTATTCGCAAGGTTCGCGAGCGAAAGATCCTGATATGCTAGCATCAGAAGCAGTTGCCATTACAACGCGTGTTGCGCCGTCATTTATACGAGTCGGACAACTCGAACTCTTTGGTCGTCGTGCTCGCAAGAATGAGCATCCAAAAGCAATGGAAGAGCTCGAGATGATTGTGCTGCATTTAATTGATCGTGAATATGCAAATGACATTGACAAGACACTAAATACTGCTGATAAAGTGGTGATGCTCGCACGAGAGTTTCGCGAACGTCTTACATCGCTTGTGGCTAATTGGATACGCGTTGGCTATTGCCAAGGCAACTTCAACAGTGATAATTGTGCGGCTGGTGGCTTTACACTCGACTATGGTCCATTTGGATTCTGCGATGAATTTAGCCCGCAGTTCCAGCCTTGGTCGAGTGGTGGACTTCACTTCTCATTTTTAAACCAGCCTATTGCTGCGCAACGTAATTTTCAAATGTTTTGTAAGGCGTTACAGCCATTATTAACCTCGCATCAAAATCAATTACAACAGCTCGATGAAATTCTAAATAGCTTTTCTAAAGTAATGCAAAAGAAAATGGAAAAAATGTGGACTGCAAAGCTAGGGCTTGAAACTTTTGATGCCTTGTTGTTTACTGAGCTGCAATCACTTATGGCTCAAACACCTGTTGACTACACCCTCTTCTTTCGTGAACTATCAACAGTGCCTAATGATATTGCTCCACTCAAAACAAGCTTTTATAGGCATTCAACCTCTCAAGATCTTGATCAGCGCTGGTCAGAGTGGTTTCTAAAATGGAAGCTACTTATCGATAGTTCGATGAACACTCAAGAACAGATTGCTAAGCAGATGAAACTGGTCAATCCAAAGTACAGTTTGAGAGAGTGGTTTGTTGTTCCTGCTTATCAACAGGCAGCTCAAAGAGATTATTCTCTAGTTCGAGAATTACAAGAAGTTATGACCCAGCCTTACGCTGAACAAACTAGTGATGTAGAGGAAAAATACTACCAATTAAAGCCACCTGAACTCTTTGAAGTTGGCGGAATGTCTTATTATAGTTGCTCATCTTAATTTTTTAAAAAGCTGCTTGCATAAAGGGTTTGTATTAATAATATAACTCTTTTTAAAAAGTAGTCATGGTGTTTTTTATCTGCATATCAACAAAATATTT
This genomic interval from Candidatus Thioglobus sp. contains the following:
- a CDS encoding protein adenylyltransferase SelO family protein gives rise to the protein MINKPSQKIKTLSELAKLADYSLVDNLNCDPDATENGVDYSPRQVFSGHYVPVNPTPIENPEYISHSKSFFSELGLSDNIAQTDDFMRMFSGDTSHAPKPMRPLGWASGYALSIFGTEYTQQCPFQTGNGYGDGRAVSVFETVINAQRWEMQLKGGGRTPYCRGADGRAVLRSSIREFLAQEHMHALGVPTSRSLSLYVSKTQRVNRPWYSQGSRAKDPDMLASEAVAITTRVAPSFIRVGQLELFGRRARKNEHPKAMEELEMIVLHLIDREYANDIDKTLNTADKVVMLAREFRERLTSLVANWIRVGYCQGNFNSDNCAAGGFTLDYGPFGFCDEFSPQFQPWSSGGLHFSFLNQPIAAQRNFQMFCKALQPLLTSHQNQLQQLDEILNSFSKVMQKKMEKMWTAKLGLETFDALLFTELQSLMAQTPVDYTLFFRELSTVPNDIAPLKTSFYRHSTSQDLDQRWSEWFLKWKLLIDSSMNTQEQIAKQMKLVNPKYSLREWFVVPAYQQAAQRDYSLVRELQEVMTQPYAEQTSDVEEKYYQLKPPELFEVGGMSYYSCSS